From a region of the Sinorhizobium sp. B11 genome:
- a CDS encoding acetate/propionate family kinase, translating into MDTLLVVNAGSSSLKFEVFAASDPLARQVKGKMEGIGTAPRLTIKNAAGEKLADADYPGETVPDLPAAMRLVGQWLRERHEGRLVAVGHRVVHGGPDHRHPVRIDANLLRDLERYTPLAPLHQPNNLAPIRVLLENQPQLAQVACFDTAFHRGHDPVTDHYAIPAHYFAEGVRRYGFHGLSYEYVAGRLAEIAPDIGRGRLIVAHLGSGASLCAIHEGKSIESTLGFTALDGLPMGTRCGQIDPGVLLYLLQERGMSPAQLQDLLYKESGLKGLSGISNDVRDLLSSDEPGAGLALDHFVHRIGLNAGMLAAALGGIDAFVFTAGVGENSPVMRERIVRKLGWLGATLHERANDAGELLISGDDSRIALYVVPTDEELMIARHTFALVAA; encoded by the coding sequence ATGGACACGCTTCTCGTCGTCAATGCCGGTTCCTCCAGTCTGAAATTCGAGGTCTTCGCCGCCTCGGACCCGCTTGCGCGGCAGGTGAAGGGAAAGATGGAGGGCATCGGCACCGCGCCGCGCCTGACCATCAAGAACGCTGCCGGCGAAAAGCTCGCCGACGCCGACTATCCCGGCGAAACCGTTCCCGACCTGCCGGCGGCCATGCGGCTGGTGGGACAATGGCTGCGGGAACGGCACGAGGGGCGCCTGGTCGCCGTCGGTCATCGGGTCGTCCACGGCGGACCCGACCACAGGCACCCGGTGCGTATCGACGCGAACCTGCTGCGCGACCTCGAGCGCTACACACCGCTTGCGCCGCTGCACCAGCCGAACAACCTGGCACCCATTCGCGTATTGCTGGAAAACCAGCCGCAGCTCGCCCAGGTCGCCTGTTTCGATACCGCCTTCCACCGCGGCCATGATCCGGTGACCGATCACTACGCCATTCCCGCCCATTACTTCGCCGAGGGTGTGCGGCGCTATGGCTTTCACGGCCTCTCCTACGAATATGTTGCCGGCAGGCTCGCCGAGATCGCACCGGATATCGGCCGCGGCCGGCTCATCGTTGCGCATCTTGGAAGCGGCGCCTCGCTCTGTGCCATCCACGAAGGCAAAAGCATCGAGAGCACACTGGGCTTCACCGCTCTCGACGGCTTGCCCATGGGCACACGATGCGGGCAGATCGATCCCGGCGTGCTGCTCTATCTGCTGCAGGAGCGCGGCATGAGCCCGGCGCAATTGCAGGATCTGCTCTACAAGGAGTCCGGTCTCAAGGGCCTGTCAGGCATCAGCAACGATGTCCGCGATCTGCTGTCGAGCGACGAGCCGGGAGCCGGTCTCGCACTCGATCATTTCGTCCATCGCATCGGCCTCAATGCCGGCATGCTTGCAGCAGCCCTCGGCGGTATCGATGCCTTCGTCTTCACCGCAGGCGTCGGTGAAAACTCGCCCGTCATGCGCGAGCGCATAGTCCGCAAGCTCGGCTGGCTGGGAGCAACGCTTCATGAAAGGGCCAACGATGCCGGCGAATTGCTCATATCCGGCGACGACAGCAGGATCGCGCTCTACGTCGTGCCGACGGACGAGGAACTGATGATCGCACGTCATACTTTTGCACTTGTCGCCGCCTGA
- a CDS encoding antibiotic biosynthesis monooxygenase yields the protein MQIAALPEPPYYMVSFTSQRTNLDDGYGEIGYAMTELASQQPGYLGFESARGADGFGILVSFWKDEDSIRAWKALVDHAEAQRRGREEWYSKYEIRVALVQRAYGFDGGGRQMASAT from the coding sequence ATGCAGATAGCCGCGCTACCGGAACCGCCATATTATATGGTCAGCTTCACCTCGCAGCGAACAAACTTAGACGATGGATATGGCGAGATCGGTTACGCAATGACCGAACTTGCGAGCCAACAACCGGGGTATCTTGGCTTCGAAAGCGCGCGCGGGGCAGATGGCTTTGGAATACTGGTCTCTTTCTGGAAGGACGAAGACAGTATCCGCGCATGGAAAGCCCTCGTCGACCATGCCGAAGCACAACGAAGAGGCCGCGAAGAGTGGTACTCGAAATACGAAATTCGCGTCGCTCTCGTGCAGCGCGCCTACGGATTTGACGGCGGGGGCCGACAGATGGCGAGTGCCACATAA
- a CDS encoding DUF3141 domain-containing protein, which produces MWYPSHLSKFDFATQFGPAGMAFDYLRDATQRSVLFWDVMRKRGNQYRVHSEAAAPHVLSFTPEVLLDGRDLERPVNYALVRIVPPEGTDIDETRRPFVVVDPRAGHGPGIGGFKADSEIGVALAAGHPCYFIGFLPDPVAGQTLEDIALAEAIFLEKVIALHPDADAKPCVIGNCQAGWAVMMLAAMRPELFGSIIIAGAPLSYWAGKRGEYPMRYTGGLLGGTWLTALTGDLGHGKFDGAWLVQNFENQNPANTLWTKQYNLYSKIDTEAPRYLGFEQWWGNHVNLNAQEIQFIVDELFVGNHLAAGRIETSKGETIDLRNIRAPIVVFCSKGDNITPPAQALGWIADLYDNVNEIRSHGQTIVYTVHEKIGHLGIFVSASVARKEHGEFSSNIDLIDALPPGLYEAIFEARTDATVGGDLVEGDWIMRCEERTLDDIRALGCNNAADDRRFATAAKVSEINLSLYRTFAQPFIRAMVPEQAAEEMRRLHPLRLQYELLSDLNPLMAPIADLAVDVEEERRPVTANNPFLAIEQIVSQQIVAGLDAWREGIEAFSEAAFLTVYGSPFLQAAVGIDPWNEKPHRRASKTALHAQVLKTRIEELRARLDKGGLQEGLARSLLHVAMAHGAADERGFAAIRRMRRAENNMPAMTLGEFKALIRDQFLMLVIDEQAAVDAIPQLLPADEEARRHALGSLREVLNARGPLSGEAEQRWQRIVDLFGLSAAPLAGAASPGSPLQGSPSPGSPTPLRTVRRAK; this is translated from the coding sequence ATGTGGTACCCTTCCCATCTCTCGAAGTTTGATTTTGCAACCCAGTTCGGCCCGGCCGGCATGGCCTTCGATTATCTCAGAGACGCCACCCAGCGCAGCGTTCTCTTCTGGGATGTGATGCGAAAGCGCGGCAATCAATATCGTGTCCATTCGGAAGCGGCAGCACCCCATGTGCTGAGCTTCACGCCCGAGGTGCTGCTAGACGGGCGCGACCTCGAGCGGCCGGTCAACTACGCGCTGGTTCGCATCGTCCCGCCCGAGGGCACGGACATCGACGAAACACGCCGGCCTTTCGTCGTGGTCGATCCGCGTGCCGGGCATGGGCCGGGCATTGGCGGCTTCAAGGCCGACAGCGAGATCGGTGTTGCACTCGCAGCCGGCCACCCCTGCTATTTCATCGGCTTCCTGCCGGACCCGGTCGCCGGCCAGACGCTCGAGGATATCGCGCTTGCCGAAGCGATCTTTCTGGAAAAGGTCATTGCGCTGCATCCGGACGCTGACGCAAAACCCTGCGTGATTGGCAATTGCCAGGCCGGCTGGGCCGTCATGATGCTCGCTGCCATGCGGCCCGAGCTTTTCGGCTCGATCATCATCGCCGGCGCCCCCCTTTCCTACTGGGCCGGCAAGCGCGGCGAATATCCGATGCGCTATACGGGCGGCCTGCTCGGCGGCACCTGGCTGACGGCGCTGACCGGCGATCTCGGCCACGGCAAATTCGACGGGGCATGGCTGGTGCAGAATTTCGAAAACCAGAACCCCGCCAATACGCTCTGGACCAAGCAGTACAATCTCTATTCGAAGATCGATACCGAGGCGCCGCGCTATCTCGGCTTCGAGCAATGGTGGGGCAATCACGTCAACCTGAATGCGCAGGAAATCCAGTTCATCGTCGACGAGCTCTTTGTCGGCAACCATCTCGCCGCCGGCCGCATCGAGACCTCGAAGGGCGAGACGATCGATCTCAGGAATATCCGTGCGCCGATCGTCGTCTTCTGCTCGAAGGGAGACAATATCACCCCGCCCGCCCAGGCGCTCGGCTGGATCGCCGATCTCTACGACAACGTCAACGAGATACGCTCGCATGGCCAGACGATCGTCTACACGGTGCACGAAAAGATCGGCCATCTCGGCATTTTCGTCTCCGCCAGCGTCGCCCGCAAGGAACATGGGGAATTCTCCAGCAATATCGACCTGATCGATGCGCTGCCGCCCGGTCTCTACGAGGCGATTTTCGAAGCCAGGACGGATGCGACCGTCGGCGGCGACCTTGTCGAAGGCGACTGGATCATGCGCTGCGAAGAGCGGACGCTCGACGATATACGCGCGCTCGGCTGCAACAATGCCGCCGATGACAGGCGTTTTGCGACGGCGGCCAAGGTCTCGGAAATCAACCTGTCGCTCTACCGCACCTTCGCCCAGCCTTTCATCCGCGCAATGGTGCCGGAACAGGCGGCCGAAGAGATGCGCAGGCTGCATCCGCTGCGGCTGCAATACGAGCTGCTTTCCGACCTCAATCCCCTGATGGCGCCCATTGCCGACCTTGCGGTCGACGTGGAGGAAGAGCGCCGCCCCGTTACCGCCAACAACCCCTTCCTCGCCATCGAGCAGATCGTTTCACAGCAGATCGTCGCCGGGCTCGACGCATGGCGTGAAGGGATCGAGGCGTTCAGCGAGGCGGCGTTCCTCACCGTCTACGGCTCGCCGTTCCTGCAGGCGGCGGTCGGCATCGATCCATGGAACGAGAAGCCGCACCGTCGCGCAAGCAAGACAGCGCTGCATGCCCAGGTGCTGAAAACAAGGATCGAGGAACTGAGGGCGCGGCTCGACAAGGGCGGCCTGCAGGAAGGTCTGGCGCGCAGCCTGCTCCATGTCGCCATGGCGCATGGCGCAGCTGACGAGCGCGGCTTTGCCGCCATCCGCCGGATGCGGCGCGCCGAGAACAACATGCCGGCGATGACGCTTGGCGAATTCAAGGCGCTGATCCGCGACCAGTTCCTCATGCTCGTCATCGATGAGCAGGCTGCCGTCGACGCGATACCGCAACTGCTGCCGGCGGACGAGGAAGCCCGCCGCCACGCCCTCGGCTCGCTTCGTGAAGTGTTGAACGCGCGCGGCCCGCTTTCCGGCGAGGCCGAGCAGCGCTGGCAGAGGATCGTCGACCTCTTCGGCCTTTCCGCAGCACCCCTTGCCGGAGCGGCATCGCCAGGCAGCCCATTGCAGGGTAGCCCGTCACCAGGCAGCCCGACGCCACTCAGGACCGTCAGGCGCGCGAAATAA
- a CDS encoding cysteine hydrolase: MTIPTTLADWLSPDRTALLVYDMQIGIARQVPGAEETGRRIAEIVAGARRAGMRIAFCRHLSLPRPWMGLFATRMAMAWQRTDDPEAVKPWFLRDSEAVRIIPELQPQEQDFVFDKLGMSAFEGTPLAIAMRDAGLSALAICGIAMEIGIEPTCRHAADLGIVPILLEDACGSGDADAARRSVESLRFMGDTILSNTQDFLSAVARPR; encoded by the coding sequence ATGACGATACCCACGACACTTGCAGACTGGCTTTCTCCCGATCGAACCGCGTTGCTGGTCTACGATATGCAGATCGGCATTGCCCGGCAGGTGCCGGGAGCGGAAGAAACGGGCCGCCGCATCGCCGAGATCGTCGCTGGCGCAAGACGTGCCGGGATGAGAATTGCCTTCTGCCGCCACCTTTCCCTGCCGAGGCCGTGGATGGGGCTGTTTGCGACGCGCATGGCAATGGCATGGCAGCGCACCGATGACCCCGAGGCCGTGAAACCCTGGTTTCTGAGGGACAGCGAGGCGGTTCGGATCATTCCCGAACTCCAGCCGCAGGAGCAGGATTTCGTATTCGACAAGCTGGGCATGTCGGCTTTCGAGGGAACGCCGCTCGCAATCGCCATGCGCGATGCCGGCCTTTCGGCACTGGCGATCTGCGGAATTGCAATGGAGATCGGCATAGAGCCGACCTGCCGCCATGCCGCCGACCTTGGCATCGTGCCGATCCTGCTCGAAGACGCATGCGGATCTGGGGACGCGGACGCCGCCAGACGATCCGTCGAATCCCTTCGCTTCATGGGCGACACCATCCTGTCGAACACGCAGGATTTCCTGTCAGCCGTCGCCCGTCCGCGCTAG
- a CDS encoding universal stress protein, with product MAITTVLGILRSSKFERDLKGVAGFCATYGAHLTALAVSIGAAPSLSQYDAISTIWLDERQREIDELATTTAKIKETLSGSDLSFEVQDLYTEFAWADEDFAERALYADIVLLGSDAAEDADLRKRIFDGALFQTPTPILINRGQKAIAASPRSVVLAWDSSNEAARAARQSLDLLERAEIVHVTMVDPVARMRTNGEEPGADIAGFLARHGVRVQVDRLSSEGKSADAIITRHAVDMGADLIVMGAYNHPRWQQSLFGGVTRRMIEECQLPLFLAH from the coding sequence ATGGCCATCACGACAGTTCTTGGTATCCTCAGGAGCAGCAAATTCGAGCGCGACCTGAAAGGCGTAGCGGGTTTCTGCGCCACCTACGGGGCCCATCTGACCGCACTTGCCGTTTCGATCGGCGCGGCCCCGTCGCTCAGCCAGTACGATGCCATTTCCACAATCTGGCTGGATGAGAGGCAGCGCGAGATCGACGAACTCGCCACCACGACCGCGAAGATCAAGGAGACCCTGTCGGGCAGCGACCTCTCGTTCGAGGTGCAGGATCTCTACACGGAATTTGCATGGGCCGACGAGGATTTCGCCGAGCGCGCGCTTTATGCCGATATCGTGCTCCTCGGATCCGACGCGGCAGAAGATGCCGACCTCAGAAAGCGGATCTTCGATGGCGCGCTCTTCCAGACCCCGACGCCGATCCTGATCAACCGCGGGCAAAAGGCCATCGCCGCGTCGCCAAGGTCCGTGGTGCTGGCATGGGATTCCAGCAACGAGGCGGCGCGGGCGGCCCGCCAGTCGCTCGATCTTCTGGAAAGAGCCGAGATCGTTCATGTGACGATGGTCGACCCGGTCGCGCGCATGCGCACGAATGGCGAGGAGCCGGGCGCCGACATAGCGGGCTTCCTTGCCCGGCACGGCGTCAGGGTTCAGGTCGATCGGCTCTCGAGCGAAGGCAAAAGCGCCGATGCGATCATCACCCGGCATGCGGTGGACATGGGGGCGGACCTGATCGTCATGGGCGCCTACAATCATCCGAGATGGCAGCAGAGCCTGTTCGGCGGCGTGACCCGCAGGATGATCGAGGAATGCCAGCTGCCACTCTTCCTTGCCCACTGA
- a CDS encoding ABC transporter ATP-binding protein/permease — MAEAKLKSKSVDGAEPDGVEETHQGKASTVDVAPPPDVIEPDPGLSPEEAEEARKKYLLKRFWISARGYWSRKGDGFAWPCSIGLLIMIGANVGFQYGINRWNRGIFDAIERHDAGTVYYLSAIFLPLVAGSVILVTSQVYVRMMIQRHWRRWLATSLIARWLANGRYYQLNLIGGDHKNPEARISEDLRIATESPVDFVAGVISAFLSASTFIVVLWTIGGALTLPVGGMSITIPGFLVVTAVLYAAITSTTIAVIGRRFVRVSEVKNQVEAEFRYTLTHVRENGESIALLGGEEEERNDLNKTFDNVLHQWAQLAHQYMRTTFVSHGSMLIAPVVPVLLCAPKFLEGSMSLGEVMQAASAFAIVQTAFGWLVDNYPRLADWNACARRVASLMMSLDGLERAEQSDALGRIQHGETGSEAMLSLNDLAVSLDDGTAVVTETRVEIEPGERVLVAGESGSGKSTLVRAISGLWPWGHGSVDFHADRRLFMLPQRPYIPSGSLRRAVAYPNAADAWSLDEIKSALDKVGLGYLNEKLGEEAPWDQILSGGEKQRLAFARLLLHNPDIIVLDEATSALDEKSQDKMMEMVIRELPKVTILSVAHRAELEVYHSRKITLERRKGGAKLVSDIDLVPRKRKRNMLSRFLDSPRSLAKGRTRSDKTALTDSRK, encoded by the coding sequence ATGGCCGAAGCAAAACTGAAATCGAAATCGGTCGACGGCGCCGAACCTGATGGCGTCGAGGAGACGCACCAGGGGAAGGCATCGACCGTCGATGTCGCGCCGCCGCCAGATGTTATCGAACCCGATCCGGGGCTCAGCCCGGAGGAGGCCGAAGAGGCGCGCAAGAAATATCTGCTGAAGCGGTTCTGGATCAGCGCGCGCGGCTATTGGAGCCGCAAGGGCGATGGTTTCGCCTGGCCATGTTCCATCGGGCTGCTGATCATGATCGGCGCCAATGTCGGCTTCCAGTATGGGATCAACAGGTGGAACCGCGGCATATTCGACGCCATCGAGCGGCACGATGCGGGTACCGTCTATTATCTGAGCGCGATCTTCCTGCCGCTGGTCGCCGGCAGCGTCATTCTCGTGACGTCACAGGTCTATGTCCGCATGATGATCCAGCGGCACTGGCGCCGGTGGCTTGCAACCTCGCTGATCGCACGCTGGCTGGCGAACGGGCGCTACTATCAGCTGAACCTCATCGGCGGCGATCACAAGAATCCGGAGGCGCGCATTTCCGAGGATCTGCGGATCGCCACGGAATCGCCCGTCGATTTCGTCGCCGGCGTCATCTCGGCCTTTCTCTCGGCCTCGACCTTCATCGTGGTTCTCTGGACGATCGGCGGCGCGCTGACGCTGCCGGTCGGCGGGATGTCGATCACCATTCCCGGCTTCCTCGTGGTCACGGCGGTGCTCTATGCCGCAATCACCTCGACGACGATTGCCGTCATCGGCCGGCGCTTCGTTCGGGTTTCCGAGGTCAAGAACCAGGTGGAAGCCGAGTTTCGCTATACGCTGACGCATGTGCGCGAAAACGGCGAAAGCATCGCGCTTCTCGGCGGCGAGGAGGAGGAGCGCAACGACCTCAACAAGACCTTCGACAATGTTCTCCATCAGTGGGCGCAGCTTGCGCACCAGTATATGCGCACGACCTTCGTCTCGCACGGGTCGATGCTGATTGCGCCTGTCGTGCCTGTGCTGCTCTGCGCGCCGAAGTTCCTCGAAGGCAGCATGTCGCTCGGCGAGGTGATGCAGGCGGCATCGGCCTTCGCGATCGTCCAGACTGCCTTCGGATGGCTCGTCGACAACTATCCGCGGCTTGCCGACTGGAACGCCTGCGCACGGCGCGTCGCCTCGCTGATGATGTCTCTCGATGGGCTGGAACGGGCCGAACAGAGCGATGCGCTCGGTCGCATCCAGCATGGCGAGACCGGGAGCGAGGCGATGCTGAGCCTCAATGATCTGGCCGTGTCGCTGGACGATGGAACCGCCGTGGTTACGGAAACCCGGGTCGAGATCGAGCCGGGCGAGCGGGTGCTGGTTGCCGGCGAATCCGGCTCGGGCAAGAGTACGCTCGTGCGCGCCATTTCGGGTCTCTGGCCCTGGGGCCACGGCAGCGTCGATTTCCATGCCGACAGGCGGTTGTTCATGCTGCCGCAACGGCCTTACATCCCTTCCGGCTCGCTGCGCCGGGCCGTCGCCTATCCCAATGCCGCCGACGCCTGGTCGCTGGACGAAATCAAGAGCGCGCTCGATAAGGTGGGGCTCGGTTACCTCAACGAGAAGCTCGGGGAAGAGGCGCCGTGGGACCAGATCCTGTCGGGCGGCGAAAAGCAGCGGCTCGCCTTCGCGCGCCTGCTGCTGCACAACCCCGATATCATCGTTCTCGACGAGGCGACCTCGGCGCTCGACGAGAAGAGCCAGGACAAGATGATGGAGATGGTGATCCGGGAACTTCCAAAAGTCACCATCCTCAGCGTGGCGCACCGGGCCGAGCTCGAAGTCTACCACAGCCGCAAGATCACGCTGGAACGGCGCAAAGGCGGCGCCAAACTTGTCAGCGATATCGATCTCGTCCCGCGCAAGAGGAAGCGGAACATGCTGTCGCGCTTCCTGGACAGTCCGCGCTCCCTGGCGAAGGGCCGAACGCGCTCGGACAAGACGGCGCTGACGGACAGCAGGAAGTAG
- a CDS encoding phosphate acetyltransferase, whose protein sequence is MPDWENPGEARRHEKYERLIVKARQAPQMTTVVAHPCDESSLRGAVEAAEDGLMRPVLVGPAEKIRTVAKAHAIDISPFELVDAPHSDAAAAKAVEIIREGRADLLMKGSLHTDELMRAVTSSATGLRTARRISHVFVMDVPNYSETLFITDAAINIAPDLDAKRDIIQNAIDLFTAIGLGTPRVAILSAVETVTSKIPSTIDAAALCKMAERGQITGGILDGPLAFDNAIDPEAARIKGIRSEVAGRAQILVVPNLEAGNMLAKNLTFLARADAAGLVLGARVPIILTSRADNVRARLASCAVGVLFAEARRRTAPIQGG, encoded by the coding sequence ATGCCGGATTGGGAAAACCCTGGCGAAGCCAGGCGACACGAGAAATACGAACGGCTGATTGTCAAGGCAAGGCAAGCGCCGCAGATGACCACCGTCGTTGCTCATCCCTGCGACGAGTCATCGCTGCGCGGGGCGGTCGAAGCCGCCGAAGACGGGCTCATGCGTCCGGTCCTCGTCGGGCCGGCGGAGAAGATCAGAACGGTTGCAAAAGCGCATGCCATCGATATCTCGCCCTTCGAGCTGGTCGATGCGCCGCATAGCGATGCGGCGGCTGCGAAAGCGGTGGAGATCATCCGCGAGGGCCGCGCCGACCTGCTGATGAAGGGCAGCCTGCATACGGACGAGCTGATGCGGGCCGTCACCTCATCGGCCACGGGCCTGAGGACGGCACGGCGCATTAGCCATGTCTTCGTCATGGACGTGCCGAACTATTCCGAGACGCTCTTCATCACCGACGCCGCCATCAACATCGCGCCCGATCTCGACGCCAAGCGCGATATCATCCAGAACGCCATCGATCTCTTCACTGCGATCGGCCTCGGCACACCGCGGGTGGCGATCCTTTCGGCGGTCGAGACGGTGACGTCGAAGATCCCCTCGACCATCGATGCGGCCGCACTCTGCAAGATGGCCGAACGCGGACAGATAACCGGCGGCATCCTCGACGGACCGCTCGCCTTCGACAATGCGATCGATCCGGAAGCGGCACGCATCAAGGGCATCCGGTCCGAGGTCGCCGGCCGGGCGCAGATCCTCGTCGTCCCCAATCTCGAAGCCGGCAACATGCTGGCGAAGAACCTCACCTTCCTGGCGCGGGCGGATGCGGCGGGCCTCGTGCTCGGCGCGCGGGTGCCGATCATCCTGACATCGCGTGCCGACAACGTGCGGGCGCGCCTCGCCTCCTGCGCCGTCGGCGTGCTCTTTGCCGAAGCGCGCCGGCGTACGGCGCCGATTCAGGGCGGTTGA
- a CDS encoding GNAT family N-acetyltransferase, with product MLSISRACTAEDFTISGELCRSFGAWDAEACRAYDIPPEVVATFFHSEDDEALAARYSQADAPLLLARWHGEPAGCIALAPFDEGAAEIHKFYVDPAFRGRGIGKALLQAIMAEAGKGPRSMLLLHTTVYMKSAVSLYEAFGFTPCPPFRDIPDVIRHTEVFMKRPIERDNFIQ from the coding sequence ATGCTGTCGATTTCGAGGGCATGCACGGCAGAGGATTTCACCATCAGTGGCGAATTGTGCAGGTCGTTTGGCGCCTGGGATGCCGAGGCATGCCGCGCCTATGACATCCCGCCGGAGGTTGTAGCGACCTTTTTCCATAGCGAGGACGACGAGGCGCTGGCTGCAAGGTACAGTCAGGCGGACGCTCCGCTTCTGCTGGCTCGATGGCATGGCGAACCGGCGGGGTGCATTGCCCTTGCACCCTTCGACGAAGGCGCGGCCGAGATCCACAAATTCTATGTAGACCCGGCCTTTCGAGGGCGCGGTATCGGCAAGGCACTCCTGCAGGCGATCATGGCCGAAGCCGGCAAGGGGCCGAGATCGATGCTGCTGCTTCATACGACGGTCTATATGAAGAGCGCGGTGTCGCTCTACGAAGCGTTCGGCTTCACGCCTTGCCCGCCGTTCCGGGACATTCCTGATGTGATCAGGCACACCGAGGTCTTCATGAAGCGGCCGATCGAGCGCGACAATTTCATTCAGTAG
- a CDS encoding DsbA family oxidoreductase: protein MISLKRSVEVEFISDIVCPWCAIGLHSLLAALIRVQDSIEVKISFQPFELDPAMPEGGEDSTAYVGRKYALSAAEAARNRQTIRARAAEVGFDMASIDSRRLYNTFDAHRLVHWAELEKRQIGLELVLFAAHFTYGADVSNLDVLANAAQVVGLDPSAAREILTSGAYANKVRCAEADWHSRGIRSVPTLILQQKYRISGASRPRDYEEALRRVAAQQPG, encoded by the coding sequence ATGATCTCATTGAAGCGATCGGTCGAGGTGGAGTTTATCTCCGATATCGTCTGCCCCTGGTGCGCGATCGGCCTGCACAGTCTCCTTGCCGCGCTGATACGCGTGCAGGATTCGATAGAGGTGAAGATCTCATTTCAGCCCTTCGAGCTCGACCCCGCCATGCCGGAAGGCGGTGAAGACAGCACGGCCTATGTCGGGCGGAAATATGCCCTGTCGGCAGCGGAGGCGGCGCGCAATCGTCAAACCATCCGTGCGAGAGCGGCCGAGGTCGGCTTCGATATGGCGTCGATCGACAGTCGGCGTCTCTACAACACGTTCGACGCACACCGGCTGGTTCATTGGGCCGAACTCGAGAAGCGCCAGATCGGTCTCGAGCTTGTACTTTTTGCAGCGCATTTCACCTATGGTGCAGATGTTTCCAATCTCGATGTCCTTGCCAATGCGGCGCAGGTGGTGGGGCTCGATCCTTCGGCCGCCCGCGAGATCCTCACATCGGGCGCTTACGCCAACAAGGTCCGATGCGCTGAAGCGGATTGGCATAGCCGCGGCATCCGCTCCGTGCCGACACTCATCCTTCAACAGAAATACCGCATCTCGGGTGCGAGCAGGCCGCGCGACTACGAAGAAGCGTTGCGACGCGTAGCGGCCCAGCAGCCGGGATAG
- the fabI gene encoding enoyl-ACP reductase FabI translates to MMIPDVKAKLLEGKRGLVVGIANDQSIAWGCARAFRALGAELAVTYLNDKAKPHVEPLADALEAPIFLPLDVSVPGQLEAVFENITAYWGELDFVVHSIAFSPKDTLQGRVVDVPRDGFLKTMDISCWSFIRMAHLAEPLMKRGGTLFTMTYYGSQMVVKNYNVMGLAKAALESAVRYIAAELGPKGIRVHAISPGPLATRAASGIPEFDELLNKAEETAPTRSLVSIDDVGMATAFLAHDAARLITGDTIYIDGGYHIID, encoded by the coding sequence ATGATGATCCCGGACGTGAAGGCCAAACTTCTCGAGGGCAAGCGTGGCCTGGTGGTGGGCATCGCCAACGACCAGTCGATCGCCTGGGGCTGCGCCAGGGCATTCCGCGCGCTTGGCGCCGAACTCGCGGTCACCTATCTCAACGACAAGGCCAAACCCCATGTCGAGCCGCTGGCGGACGCATTGGAAGCGCCGATTTTCCTGCCGCTCGATGTGTCGGTGCCGGGGCAGCTGGAAGCGGTGTTCGAGAACATCACCGCATATTGGGGCGAGCTCGACTTCGTTGTCCATTCCATCGCCTTCTCGCCGAAAGATACGCTGCAGGGCCGCGTCGTCGATGTGCCGCGCGACGGTTTCCTGAAGACGATGGACATATCCTGCTGGTCTTTCATCCGCATGGCCCATCTTGCCGAACCGCTGATGAAACGCGGCGGCACGCTCTTCACCATGACCTATTACGGCAGCCAGATGGTGGTGAAGAACTACAATGTCATGGGCCTCGCAAAGGCCGCACTCGAAAGCGCCGTGCGCTACATCGCGGCCGAACTCGGGCCGAAAGGCATCCGCGTCCACGCCATCTCCCCCGGCCCGCTGGCGACACGCGCGGCATCCGGCATTCCCGAATTCGACGAACTCCTGAACAAGGCCGAGGAAACGGCCCCCACGCGCAGCCTCGTCTCGATCGACGATGTCGGCATGGCGACCGCCTTCCTGGCGCATGACGCGGCAAGGCTGATCACCGGCGATACGATCTATATCGACGGCGGCTATCACATCATCGATTAG
- a CDS encoding nucleoside deaminase produces MENHEAFLREAIALSKSAMENGDEPFGSVLVRDGEVILRAENSVFTGHDMTNHAEMNLVKLAAKHYDTAYLADCTLYTSTEPCAMCSGAIYWSGIGRMVFACSEVRLGEIAGIGLNVPSRAVLQTGARIVTVEGPTNLEEEAAAVHQEFWPKHLGKV; encoded by the coding sequence ATGGAAAACCACGAGGCCTTTTTACGTGAGGCGATTGCGCTTTCGAAATCCGCCATGGAAAACGGCGACGAGCCGTTCGGGTCGGTGCTGGTGAGGGATGGCGAAGTCATCCTTCGCGCCGAAAACAGCGTCTTCACCGGCCACGACATGACGAACCATGCCGAGATGAACCTCGTCAAACTGGCTGCAAAACACTACGACACCGCCTATCTTGCCGACTGCACGCTCTACACCAGCACGGAGCCCTGTGCGATGTGCTCCGGGGCGATCTACTGGTCAGGCATCGGGCGCATGGTATTTGCATGCTCGGAGGTACGGCTTGGCGAGATTGCCGGGATCGGGTTGAACGTGCCGAGCCGGGCGGTGCTGCAGACCGGGGCGCGCATTGTCACCGTCGAGGGACCGACGAACCTCGAAGAGGAAGCCGCCGCAGTCCATCAGGAATTCTGGCCGAAACATCTGGGCAAGGTTTAG